Within the Bacillota bacterium genome, the region CGTTTATCCCCGGCTGCCATAGATAAGCAAGCCCGCGTCCCGGCCCGCTCTTGGTGCTACGGCTTTTCCCTTCGGTGATCGGCCGGTGGTCCCCCGTAACAGTCCTGGGGGCGGGCGCAAGAAGCCGCGGATGCTGCCCATTTCGGCGGGTTGCTGTGCTTGCGCGGCGGCGGCCGGGTGTGGAAGATGGAGTAGGGGCTTCGTGGCCGGTTTGCTCGCCAACGGTAGTTCACCATCTGCCGCGGGTGGGCCCCAGTCTCTCTATGAGTTCGCTCCTGGAGCGGCAGCCCGCCTTGCGGTAGATGTTCTTGATGTGGTACTTCACGGTGTTCACGGATACGTAGAGGTGGGCTGCGATCTCCTGGTAGGTGTGGCCGTCCAGCAGGAGGTCGAGGACTTGCTTCTCTGATCGGGTAAGGAGCAGCCGAGGTGCTGGTTGAGCTGACTCATCACTCATTCTGGCCATGGCCATCGCGGCCGTGCTGGGGCCCAGCCTCACAAACACCATGATAGCCATAGCGTTGGTGGGATGGCCGGTGTACTCCCGCCTGGTGCGGGGCCAGGTTCTCTCCCTGCGCGAGAAGGAGTTCGTGAAAGCGGCATAGCGCGCCAGACCGTGGATCGGGCATCGCGTGTCGACGGG harbors:
- a CDS encoding helix-turn-helix transcriptional regulator, with the translated sequence MAIMVFVRLGPSTAAMAMARMSDESAQPAPRLLLTRSEKQVLDLLLDGHTYQEIAAHLYVSVNTVKYHIKNIYRKAGCRSRSELIERLGPTRGRW